A genomic stretch from Candidatus Bathyarchaeota archaeon includes:
- a CDS encoding MFS transporter — protein sequence MKPNLIKFLTLAAIMASWTYIPIFAKDLGIPNTEIGFIAAFYALTLSLSFFIFGRASDKYGRKLFLLAGLASSAIAFFLQIFAQDFLTLLTTRALVGFCFGIYPASLVAYVDEKKKDLSKFSSFGAFGWALGSLIAGLIAVYFTIKGIFIFGSLLFFIAFLTALKMRFGRHDSIGVPKFPIRIIKKNRSLYLSILIRHIGAHVMWTFWPLFLQSLGADLFLVGAIVMINSIAQFIFMYTLSGRINYTSSITAGLILSGIAFFSFTLATDFWQIIPIQILLGASWALIYVGGLRYLMDRNVEKATVSGLLDSVLSLSCIIGPLIATFVITTGGYRTTMYLASILAFISFLLFKFSK from the coding sequence ATGAAACCAAATTTGATTAAATTCCTCACACTTGCCGCTATAATGGCTTCTTGGACATACATACCCATATTTGCTAAGGACTTGGGAATACCAAACACAGAAATTGGTTTCATCGCAGCTTTCTACGCTCTTACTTTATCATTATCTTTCTTCATCTTTGGTCGTGCATCTGATAAGTATGGCAGGAAGTTATTCTTATTGGCTGGTTTAGCATCGTCTGCAATTGCATTTTTCCTTCAAATATTTGCTCAAGATTTCTTGACTTTATTGACAACACGCGCTCTAGTTGGTTTTTGCTTTGGTATATACCCAGCCTCATTAGTTGCATACGTCGATGAGAAGAAAAAAGATTTGTCCAAGTTTTCATCTTTCGGAGCATTTGGCTGGGCTTTAGGATCATTGATAGCAGGTTTAATAGCTGTTTATTTCACGATTAAAGGCATTTTCATCTTCGGTTCCCTACTGTTTTTTATTGCTTTTCTTACAGCTTTAAAAATGAGATTCGGAAGGCACGATTCTATAGGTGTTCCTAAATTTCCAATTAGAATCATAAAGAAGAACCGCTCACTTTATCTATCCATCCTAATCCGCCATATTGGAGCTCACGTGATGTGGACTTTCTGGCCACTTTTCTTGCAGTCACTCGGTGCGGATTTATTCTTGGTCGGTGCTATTGTAATGATAAATAGCATAGCTCAGTTCATCTTTATGTATACTCTAAGTGGCAGAATAAATTACACTTCCTCGATTACCGCAGGATTAATATTATCAGGTATTGCATTCTTTTCTTTCACTCTTGCTACTGATTTCTGGCAGATAATCCCAATTCAAATTCTTTTAGGCGCTTCTTGGGCGCTAATTTATGTTGGTGGGTTGAGATATTTGATGGATAGGAATGTCGAAAAAGCAACAGTCAGCGGTTTGTTAGATTCCGTTTTAAGTCTGTCATGCATAATAGGTCCATTAATAGCAACTTTTGTGATAACAACAGGTGGCTACAGGACTACTATGTATTTGGCATCTATCCTCGCATTCATAAGTTTTCTTTTGTTCAAATTTTCAAAATAA
- a CDS encoding aldehyde ferredoxin oxidoreductase family protein, translating to MIFGWMGKALHVNLTSGKMHVFKIEKSLLKKFLGGRGLASYYLFKELTKKIDPFSPENILLFSAGPLAGTSWPTSSRITVAAKSPLTNGLGYAHAGGDFGPKLKFAGYDLLLISGKAKTPVYLYIENETRVLKNASHIWRQMTSEAIKVIQEEVGKCCVASIGPAGENLVRISSIITDKERAAARCGLGAVMGSKNLKAVAINGNNKINVANPEKFRSLCTEAFKRWSPKNPQLEGLSKYGTPWLINSKNEIGDLPAKNHQTAQFPWAEDISGETIREKYFVKSESCFACPVHCRASVKVSDGKYAPLTGTRPEYESIDSLGPMLWISDFSAIMKANQLCNELGLDTISTGVTIAFAMELYEKELITKKETKVSLEWGNDESMLKLIKMIASREGFGDILAEGTARAAERIGGQANRFAMHVKKMEMPRQEPRTLKAFGLGHAVSNRGADHLYALPTIDSARKWDVAKQLFPNKPLDKMMDTRNPTYKPEIVVFTENYCAATDALSVCKFTTAETYIFMPLDIAKALSVLTGEKFTEKELLMCGERIVNLERCFNVQEGFSRKNDKLPERFLKEPYQGSIVELNRMLSKYYKLRGWSKNGIPKSETIKKLGVSKYNACT from the coding sequence TTGATTTTCGGATGGATGGGCAAAGCTCTACATGTAAATTTAACCTCGGGTAAAATGCATGTGTTTAAGATTGAAAAATCGCTTTTGAAGAAGTTCTTAGGAGGACGAGGCTTAGCTTCATACTATCTTTTTAAGGAGTTAACCAAAAAAATAGATCCATTTTCACCTGAAAACATTCTACTTTTTTCAGCAGGACCCCTCGCAGGAACCAGTTGGCCAACTTCATCAAGAATCACAGTGGCTGCGAAATCGCCTCTAACCAACGGTCTTGGATATGCTCATGCTGGCGGAGATTTTGGTCCAAAATTGAAATTTGCTGGCTACGACTTGCTCCTCATTTCCGGAAAGGCAAAGACACCAGTATATCTCTACATTGAGAATGAAACTAGAGTCTTGAAGAATGCTTCACATATCTGGCGGCAGATGACAAGTGAAGCAATCAAGGTCATTCAGGAGGAAGTAGGCAAGTGCTGCGTCGCATCTATTGGACCCGCAGGCGAAAATTTGGTACGCATATCATCTATCATTACTGACAAAGAAAGGGCAGCAGCTAGATGTGGTCTCGGTGCAGTCATGGGTTCTAAAAATTTGAAGGCAGTGGCGATAAATGGGAATAATAAAATTAATGTTGCAAATCCCGAAAAGTTTCGAAGTTTGTGCACAGAAGCCTTCAAGCGGTGGTCTCCGAAAAATCCCCAGTTGGAAGGTTTGAGCAAGTACGGTACTCCTTGGCTCATAAACTCAAAGAATGAGATAGGCGATCTCCCAGCGAAGAACCATCAAACAGCACAGTTTCCTTGGGCTGAAGACATTTCAGGAGAAACAATAAGAGAGAAATACTTTGTCAAATCTGAATCATGTTTTGCGTGTCCGGTTCACTGCAGAGCGTCTGTAAAAGTGTCAGATGGTAAATATGCACCTCTTACTGGCACACGCCCCGAATACGAAAGCATAGACTCTCTAGGACCAATGTTATGGATCTCAGACTTCAGCGCAATTATGAAGGCTAATCAGCTATGCAACGAGCTTGGTTTGGACACTATTTCCACCGGTGTAACTATAGCCTTCGCAATGGAACTCTATGAGAAAGAGTTGATCACCAAAAAAGAAACAAAAGTGTCTTTGGAATGGGGCAACGACGAAAGCATGTTGAAACTTATTAAAATGATAGCCTCTCGGGAAGGATTCGGAGACATACTAGCTGAGGGCACCGCAAGGGCAGCTGAAAGAATTGGCGGGCAAGCAAACAGATTTGCGATGCATGTCAAGAAAATGGAAATGCCCCGACAAGAACCAAGGACCCTGAAAGCCTTCGGATTGGGTCACGCCGTTTCCAATCGTGGAGCGGATCACCTTTACGCATTGCCAACAATTGACTCTGCCCGAAAATGGGATGTTGCCAAGCAACTTTTCCCAAACAAGCCTTTAGACAAAATGATGGACACACGAAATCCAACATACAAACCTGAAATAGTTGTATTCACAGAAAACTACTGTGCAGCCACAGATGCCCTGAGTGTGTGCAAATTTACAACAGCTGAGACCTACATATTCATGCCATTGGACATTGCAAAAGCTCTTTCAGTATTAACAGGAGAAAAATTCACCGAAAAAGAACTATTGATGTGCGGAGAGCGAATCGTTAACTTGGAGCGATGTTTTAACGTGCAAGAAGGGTTTTCTCGAAAGAACGATAAACTCCCAGAGAGATTCCTCAAGGAACCATACCAAGGAAGTATCGTGGAGCTGAATAGAATGCTTTCAAAATATTACAAACTAAGAGGATGGTCAAAAAACGGAATCCCCAAGAGTGAGACTATCAAAAAACTTGGTGTCTCAAAATATAATGCGTGCACATAG